The genomic segment GGGTACTTGCGTGCTGACCGGCGCCTCCCGGGGCTTCGGGCGCAGCCTGGCGCGGCTGCTGGCTCCGCGGCTGGGCGAGGGctcggtgctgctgctgctggcgcgCTCGGCGGCTCCGCTGGCCGAGCTGGCGGCCGAGCTGCGGGGCAGCGTCTCCGGGCTGCGGGTGGAGTGCGTGGTCGCCGACCTGGGCTGCGAGCAGGGGCTGGGCCGGGCGGTTGCTGCTCTCCGGGAGGTGCTGCCCGCTGCTCCACCCGGCCGCCTGCTCCTCGTCAACAACGCCGGTAACTGCGAACCCCCCCGGGCTCCCTCCGCCTCCCCGGGCAATATAGAATCAccgaacagtttgggttgaagggaccttaagAGCTCCCGCAgttcccccctgccatgagcagggacatcttcaccagctcaggttgctcagagccccgtccagcctggcctgggatgtctccagggatggttcatccaccacctctctgcccaacctgggccagggtctcaccaccctcagggacaacaatgtcttcctcatgtccagcctgaatctccctcctttagtttaaaaccatcaccccttgtcctatcgcaacaggccctgctgaaaagtctgtcccttcTTTCTTAACAGCCCCTTTTGggtccagaaaggccacaataaggtgtccctgaagcttctcttctccagctgagcaccccaactctctcagcctgttcctTTGCTCCACGCGGGCTGAGCTGAGGTCTGATCAGTGCTTTGGGTGCCGGTAAACAACCAAACTGTGTAAATAACCAGAGAAGCAGTAGGGATTTCACCCAGGTCTGGTTcttattatttcattaaattaattaaattgaGGCACAGAATGGAGATGGTTACTGCTGGGACTGCAGGGTGTTGTTTCTCGCAAGGTTTTACTGGTTCATCAAGGTGCAGGGCTGTTTTCCCTcttgcagctctgctccctgaGTATGAGCCTTCGGAAAAACTTCTAGCCTGAATTTGTGGTacatcagcttttttttcccaccttaAGTAAGATCAGATGTTCCACCAACTAATAGGTGTTACAGCAGTGGCACCCTCTGCTCTTTTACTGACTTGGTTCCCAAAAAGGGACATGCAGGAGGGTGTGTGGTGGCCCACAGGGTCACTGTACTTTGATGGTGGgagctgtttgttttggcaGGGCTGGTCCCTGTCCTGTGGCCTGGCTGGTGAATCAGTGGGTGTCCCAAAAGTGATGAGCGGAGCGGGCTGTGCTGAGCTTCCCGCGCTGCTGTGAGACCCTGCGAGAGGCCGGGCCAGCAGACCTGCCCACCTTTCTCTGTAATAGAGTGCTGCACATGGAAATGTAGGAGCAAAATGTAACAGGTTACACACGAGGAAGGAATTTTTGATAcggagggtggtgagagcctggcccaggttggtggatgaaccatccctggagacatcccaggccaggctggacggggctctgagcaacctgagctggtgaagatgtccctgctcatggcaggagtgggaatggatgagctctgaaggtcccttcaacccaaaccattctatgaaaAGGGATCTCCTGCATTGTTGAACCCATCTTTACCTCCTCCAAACCCATTGGTCTTTCCTCCCTAGGCTCCCTGGGAGACATCTCCAAATCCTTCCTCGATCTCACCGACCCAGGTGAGATCAACAGCTACTTTGCTTTCAACGTCACCTCGGCGCTTTGCCTGACCTCGGTCGCGCTGCGAGCCTTTGGCGAGCGGCCCGGCTCCAGCAGGACGGTGGTGAACGTCTCCTCGCTCTGCGCCATGAAGCCCTTCAAGAACTGGGCTCTGTACTGCAGTGGCAAGGCCGCCCGGGACATGATGTTCCAGGTGCTGGCACTCGAGGAGCCTGATGTCCGTGTGCTCAACTACGCCCCAGGTAAGGAGGGGAGCTCATTGATTGCCATCAGTTGTTTTCCTGGCTTGGTGGATAAAAGATTCTTGCAGCTTAGCCAGGCGCAGAGGGAGAATGAGCCCTGGATTTTGCTTTCTCGTTacgtgattttttttaatcactcttTCTCCAGGTCCTCTGGACACGGACATGCAGCTCTTGGCCCGGACTAAGACCGCGGACCCTGAGATGCGTCAGTATTTCCAATGCCTGCAGGAGAACGGGAAGCTGATAGACTGCACCGTGTCAGCCCAGAAGCTGGTGAATCTCCTGGAAGAAGACACCTTCTGCTCCGGCACCCACGTGGATTTCTACGACATCTGAGTTACTCTCGCCTCCACCCTTCATGcattgctttctgcttctgtccCTCGAGCTGTGTCTTGGGTGCCTTCTGCTCCCTCCAGCGTGTTTGGTAACCACGTTTGAATCCTGGGTGCTGTGCGGCTTTCAAGAGGAGACCTTTGGGTGCCTTATAAATAATCCTAGTGCCCTGGTGGGGAGAATTTACTGCTTCACTGGGCTCTGTTGGTCACCTGCCAGCAGGAATGAGGATTCCTCAGCTGCCggggatcatagaatcacagaacagttggggttgaagggaccttcagatctcgcccagtgccccccctgccatgagcagggacatcttcaccagctcaggttgctcagagccccgtccagcctggcctgggatgtctccagggatggttcatccaccacctctctgcccaacctgggccaggctctcaccaccctcagggccaacaattccttcctcatgtccagcctgaatctccctcctttagtttaaaaccatcaccccttgtcctgtcgcaacaggccctcctcaaaagtctgtccccatctttcttatcaacccttttaagtctggaaaggccacaataaggtctccctggagcttcgcTTCTctggctgaacaccccaactctctcagcctgtccccacagcagagGTGGCTTTTCCAAGGGAATGGGCACAGAATTCTTAAAACTCTCTCCTGGGCAGGAGTTTGGGAgccaaggaggcaccgaggcacATGGGGCCCGGTCAGAAAGCCACCCCAGAAGGTCTCAAAGGATTAGGGTTAGAACTGAGTGTCCCTTTGTCTGTCCCCTTTGCCTCTTGGGAGCTGTGTGCTCAGCACCTGAGCAAGTCACCAAAGGGCAAAAGAGCCATTCCCAGGTCTGGAGGTGGTGACTGTCACCCCAAAACCTGGACTGTCCATCCCCCATCTCCCCAGTGGCTTGTCCAGACTCTCCTGCAGTTCTGGGATCATCTCTTGGAGTTTTGTGCTTTAAGATGTGGAGCAAAGGCTGTTCCTGTGTGTTTTGCACAAAATGCACTAAGTGGCCAGGAGAGGGAGCTGGCCTTGCAGGAGATGTGGCAACCTGGCTGCCTGGTGGGGGCCACCACCTCCTGTAAACCTGGGTTAGAGCACATCGGAGCCCCAGCCATCAGTTCATGCCACGCTCCTGCTTGCAGGTTCTGGGTcccagcctggagctggggctTCACCCCTCCTGGGctgttcttttaattatttgtggGGGTTTATCCTCAGTTTTTCAATCCATTCCAGAAGGCACAGGCGCTTAGAGACTTGTCTTCTAGAAAGCAGCGGATGTGCAGCTGTGTtgatgctgcagagctgctttgaaGTGCAGTGGCATCCCCTGGGGCACCCAGGGTCCCTGTGTGCTCGGTGACAGCCGCCTTCCTG from the Columba livia isolate bColLiv1 breed racing homer chromosome 4, bColLiv1.pat.W.v2, whole genome shotgun sequence genome contains:
- the SPR gene encoding sepiapterin reductase, yielding MEAGAGPVPGSGRWAAGTCVLTGASRGFGRSLARLLAPRLGEGSVLLLLARSAAPLAELAAELRGSVSGLRVECVVADLGCEQGLGRAVAALREVLPAAPPGRLLLVNNAGSLGDISKSFLDLTDPGEINSYFAFNVTSALCLTSVALRAFGERPGSSRTVVNVSSLCAMKPFKNWALYCSGKAARDMMFQVLALEEPDVRVLNYAPGPLDTDMQLLARTKTADPEMRQYFQCLQENGKLIDCTVSAQKLVNLLEEDTFCSGTHVDFYDI